The DNA segment CGGCACATGGAAGTCGCGTCCTTCGTGCCGGCAAAACTGTTGCCGCAAATGGCCGACGCCGAAGAGGTGATCGCCCACGCGCTGACCTACGACGACCTGATCGTGACCGCGCTCGTGCCGAATCTGAAGGGCGCGCAACGCGCGCTCGACTGTGGCGTGCATCGTATCGTCGCGCCGATTTCGGTGAGCGCCGCGCATAGCGTGGCAAACGTGCGCAAGACGCCGGCTGAAATGATCGACGTGTTTGCGGCGATGCGCGATCTGATCGACCGCATGCCCACCGCGCCCAACGCGTCCACCCGGCACACGCGGCGCGTCGAACTGATTGCCGGTTTGTCGACGGTGTTCGGCTGCACGCTGCAAGGCGCAGTGCCTGATGCGGATATCGCGGCGATCGCGCGCGCCGCAGTGGACGCAGGCGCCGACGTCATCGCGCTCGGCGACACCACCGGCGAAGCGACGCCGCGCCGGGTCGCTGAGGTAATCGAACGGGTGCGCGGAGTCGCGGGCAGCAAGTTGCGCTCGCTGCACTTGCACGACACGCGCGGGCTCGGCCTCGCCAACACGCTGATCGCGTTACAGCACGGCATCCGCGAATTCGACGCGTCGCTTGCCGGACTCGGCGGCTGTCCGCATGCGCCGGGCGCAACCGGCAACGTCAACACCGAAGACCTGGTGTTCATGCTCGACAGCATGGGCTACGACACCGGCATCGATCTGACGCGGCTCATCGCGTCGCGCGCCGTGCTCGCGGACGCGCTGCCCGGCGAGCCGCTTTACGGCTATCTCGCTCGCGCCGGCGTGCCGATGCAGTTCGCGGCACACGCTCGACGTCTCGAATCCACTGAATCCAGGGTGCCGCAATGAATCAACTGTCGTCCACTTCGTCTGCCAGGTCCACCTCGGGTGAGCAGGGTGCGCTGCCGCTTGCCGGCATTCGCGTGATCGAGCTGTCGCATATGGTGATGGGACCCACGTGCGGGATGATTCTCGGCGACCTCGGCGCGGAAGTCATCAAGGTGGAACCGCCGCGCGGCGACGGCACCCGCCGTCTGCTCGGCACGGGAGCGGGTTTTTTCCGCACCTTCAATCGCAACAAGAAGAGCATTGCGCTCGACCTCGACAGCGAAGCCGGACTGGCGGCGCTGCACAAACTCGTCGACACCGCCGACGTATTCGTCGAAAACTTCAAGCCAGGCCGCATGGCGAGCCTCGGACTCGACTACGCGGCGCTGCGCGAACGCAATTCGAAGCTGATCTACGTGTCGCACAAAGGGTTTCTGAATGGGCCTTACGAGCACCGTCTCGCGCTCGACGAAGTCGTGCAGATGATGGCCGGCCTCGCGTACATGACGGGACCCGTCGGACGTCCGCTGCGCGCGGGCAGCTCGGTCAACGACATCATGGGCGGCATGTTCGGTGCGATCGGCGTGCTCGCCGCGCTGCACGAACGTCACGCGAGCGGCCGTGGCAAGGAAGTGCAAAGCGCGCTGTTCGAGAATTGCGTGCTGCTGTCCGCGCAACATATGCAGCAGTACGCGGCCACCGGCGTCGCGGCCGCGCCGATGCCGGAGCGCATCAGCGCGTGGGCCGTGTACGACGTGTTCAAACTCGCGAACGACGAGCAGATGTTCATCGCCGCGACCGGCGACGGCCAGTGGCGCGCGCTGTGCAACATTCTCGGCCGCGCGGATCTGCTGGCCGACCCGCGTCTGGCGACCAACAACGACCGCGTGCTCGCGCGCGACTGGCTGCTGAAAACGCTCGGCGACACGTTGAGCGGGTTTGAGGGCGCAGCGCTCGTGCCGCGCTTCGAGCGCGACCACATTCCATTCGCGTCGATTACGAAACCGGAAGAGCTGTTCGACGATCCGCACCTGAACCAAAGCGGCGGCCTCGCGCGTCTGACGCTCGACGACGGCAGTGAAACCGCGATGCCGCTGCTGCCCATCTCGATGGACGGCGCGCGCCTTCAGCCGCGTCGACCGATCGCAAAGATCGGCGAGCACACGGTCGACGTGTTGCGCGGCCTCGGCTACGACGATGCGCAGATCGCCGCGATCGCCAGCGGGCCGGCGCACACGCCGCGCGCGGCGGCGTGAACGGCAAAAGCGGGCGGACCCATTCCAGCCGGCATCAGACCGGCCTTCAAGGAGACACACAATGAAGTCGTCGAATCATGCGGTGTTCGCGAGCGCGCGACCCGATGCCGGCGTGTTGGGCGGCCTGTCCACGGGCGAGCGCGCAACGGCTGACAGCCACGCGGACGCAATCGCGCTGCAAGGCGCGCGCATTGCAGCGCGGCTCGACCGCCTGCCGGCCACGCGTTCCATCTGGAAGCTGGTGGCGCTGTTAAGTCTCGGGCTGTTCTTCGAACTGTACGACCTGATGTTCTCCGGCTATATCGCGCCGGGACTCGTGCGCAGCGGCATTCTCACCGCTACGACGCACGGGCTGTTTGGCACGAGCGGTGTGGCGAGCTTTATCGCTGCCCTGTTCGCGGGTCTTTTCGTCGGTACTGCGGCGTGCGGTTTTCTGGCCGACCGTTTTGGCCGTCGCGCGATCTTCACGTGGTCGCTGCTGTGGTACACGGCGGCCAATATCGTGATGGCGTGCCAGGACACGGCGCTCGGATTGAATCTCTGGCGTTTCATTGCAGGCGTTGGGATCGGCGTGGAGATCGTGACGATCGGCGCGTACATTTCCGAACTGGTGCCCAAGCATGTGCGCGGCCGCGCGTCGGCGTGCTCGCAGGCCGTTGGATTTTGCGCGGTGCCGATCGTCGCGTTTCTATCGTATCTGCTCGTGCCGCATCGCTACTTTGGTCTGGACGGCTGGCGGCTCGTCGTGCTGAGCGGCGTCGCGGGCGCAGCCGTGGTGTGGTGGATTCGCCGACGCCTGCCGGAAAGCCCGCGCTGGCTTGCGCAAAAAGGCCGCATCGACGAGGCGGATGCAATCATGACGCGCCTGGAAGCGCGCGTGGAACGCGAATACGGCCGCCCGCTGCCGACGCCGGCGCTGCCCGAGCCGGTCCGGGCGCGGGCAGCGTTTCGCGATCTGCTCGTGCCGCCTTACCGCAGGCGCACGCTGATGCTGATCATCTTCCACGTATTCCAGACGATGGGCTACTACGGCTTCGCGAACTGGATTCCGACGCTGCTGATCAAGCAGGGCATCACCGTGACGACGAGTCTCATGTACGCAAGCATTATTGCGATTGCGGCGCCGCTCGGGCCGCTGCTTGGCCTGCTGATCGCGGACCGGTTCGAGCGCAAGACGGTGATTATCTGCATGGCGGCGGTGAACGTGGTGTGCGGGCTGGCCTTCAGTCAGGCGCGGGAAACCGTGCTGCTCGTGAGTCTCGGCGTGTGTCTCGTGCTGGCGGGCAATATCATTTCGTACAGCTATCACGCCTATCAGGCCGAATTGTTCCCGACCAGCATCCGGGCGCGGGCCGTGGGATTCGTTTATTCGTGGAGCCGCATTTCCGCGATGTTCTCGGCGTTCGTGATTGCCGGCTGTTTGAGCCGCTTTGGCGTGAACGGCGTGTTCGTGTTCATCTCCGGCGCGATGGCGATCGTCATGGTGGCGATTGGCGTGCTCGGGCCGAAGACGCGCGACGTGGCGCTCGAGGATATTTCGAAGTAGACGGCCGGCCGCGAGACGGGCGGCCGTGGCCGGTGCTCAGTGCTTCTTGGTGGTCGCTGCAGCCGTTGGCGCAACGCGGATGGGCGGCGCGCCGGAAGGCGAGGTAGCCGGCTGCGGTTTTTTCGGCT comes from the Paraburkholderia sp. PREW-6R genome and includes:
- a CDS encoding MFS transporter, translated to MKSSNHAVFASARPDAGVLGGLSTGERATADSHADAIALQGARIAARLDRLPATRSIWKLVALLSLGLFFELYDLMFSGYIAPGLVRSGILTATTHGLFGTSGVASFIAALFAGLFVGTAACGFLADRFGRRAIFTWSLLWYTAANIVMACQDTALGLNLWRFIAGVGIGVEIVTIGAYISELVPKHVRGRASACSQAVGFCAVPIVAFLSYLLVPHRYFGLDGWRLVVLSGVAGAAVVWWIRRRLPESPRWLAQKGRIDEADAIMTRLEARVEREYGRPLPTPALPEPVRARAAFRDLLVPPYRRRTLMLIIFHVFQTMGYYGFANWIPTLLIKQGITVTTSLMYASIIAIAAPLGPLLGLLIADRFERKTVIICMAAVNVVCGLAFSQARETVLLVSLGVCLVLAGNIISYSYHAYQAELFPTSIRARAVGFVYSWSRISAMFSAFVIAGCLSRFGVNGVFVFISGAMAIVMVAIGVLGPKTRDVALEDISK
- a CDS encoding CaiB/BaiF CoA-transferase family protein; this encodes MNQLSSTSSARSTSGEQGALPLAGIRVIELSHMVMGPTCGMILGDLGAEVIKVEPPRGDGTRRLLGTGAGFFRTFNRNKKSIALDLDSEAGLAALHKLVDTADVFVENFKPGRMASLGLDYAALRERNSKLIYVSHKGFLNGPYEHRLALDEVVQMMAGLAYMTGPVGRPLRAGSSVNDIMGGMFGAIGVLAALHERHASGRGKEVQSALFENCVLLSAQHMQQYAATGVAAAPMPERISAWAVYDVFKLANDEQMFIAATGDGQWRALCNILGRADLLADPRLATNNDRVLARDWLLKTLGDTLSGFEGAALVPRFERDHIPFASITKPEELFDDPHLNQSGGLARLTLDDGSETAMPLLPISMDGARLQPRRPIAKIGEHTVDVLRGLGYDDAQIAAIASGPAHTPRAAA
- a CDS encoding hydroxymethylglutaryl-CoA lyase; amino-acid sequence: MKDTRERVVVTEVGMRDGLQSIARTMPTEFKRRWIDAAYAAGVRHMEVASFVPAKLLPQMADAEEVIAHALTYDDLIVTALVPNLKGAQRALDCGVHRIVAPISVSAAHSVANVRKTPAEMIDVFAAMRDLIDRMPTAPNASTRHTRRVELIAGLSTVFGCTLQGAVPDADIAAIARAAVDAGADVIALGDTTGEATPRRVAEVIERVRGVAGSKLRSLHLHDTRGLGLANTLIALQHGIREFDASLAGLGGCPHAPGATGNVNTEDLVFMLDSMGYDTGIDLTRLIASRAVLADALPGEPLYGYLARAGVPMQFAAHARRLESTESRVPQ